The region ATTATATTTAAATATTATCAAATAATTAAATATCTAGCAACTCAAAGAATATTCTAGTCGTTAATAAAAATTAGTATTTAATGGCTATTAGTTGAATAATATTATCAATTAAGCAGATAAGAATTTATATTTTTTAGCCATGATAACATATACTTGCTAATCATTAAATTAAGATGGTAACTTCTATCTTAAGTAAAACAACAAGTCGATGTTAAAAAAATCGAACTATATAAAACACAAATAAATTCTAATTCAATTATTACCTATAGTATTTTTTATATGTTTTGATATCTGTTCTCTTTTACTCTCAAGATTTATTGGTAATGCCGTTAAATCTTCTAATGCTATCCAATTGCTGTTTTCCCACCAATCAGGAACAACAAGGGAAAAATGTGAAAAATACTTACAATTAGAACACCAAATCCATATTGCTCCTTTATGAACATGCTCCTTATATCTATGCATATAGAAATTTAATTCCTGTGTAGAACATATTGGACATATTAAAGGATATTGTGATATGCGTTTATGTACAATAAAATTTAAAATATTATCAAGTCTATCATCATCATCTCTCCACATATTACATCCTCCAAATTCAACAAAATTTCCTATAATCATGTTATTTCATCCTATCGTTTTTATCTCAAAAGTTGAAAATAATCATATTTTATTAATCATTTATCTTTTTTTTACTATAATATGAATATGTTCCGTAGCATCTCTATATTGTGGCATTTCACAGCATTTAACTGCTGATGCCATAAAGTTCTCATAGACTTCTGGCATATTTTTATATAACTCATTAATCTGAGCCTTTAATCCCGATAAAAAGCTTTCAACTCCAGCATAAGATACTATTTTGAACCCTGCTTTCTTTACTTCTGCTAGAGCTAAAGATGGTATAGTGAAATAAGATTCTGTAAAACCTTCTAGACAACTTAACTTTAAATCTCCATTAACGTATTTCTGAAAATATTCTATGTTCTCGAAGATCTCTGGAAACTCACTCACTCCTGCTTTAAGTGCCCCCCATGTATTGATATATGATATTAGTCCTACTCCATCTTTTTTTAAGATTCTATATGTATCCTTGAGTACTTTCATT is a window of Vallitalea longa DNA encoding:
- a CDS encoding class I SAM-dependent methyltransferase: MNSIVKNYYNDNAELEWNRLGNPYTNIEFRSSMYLIEKYFPETGYILDIGSGPGRYSLELLKKGYKLSLLDISNNELDIARDKIKEAGLSSEGYHCKSALELDSFEDESFDGILLMGPLYHLHEEKDRMKVLKDTYRILKKDGVGLISYINTWGALKAGVSEFPEIFENIEYFQKYVNGDLKLSCLEGFTESYFTIPSLALAEVKKAGFKIVSYAGVESFLSGLKAQINELYKNMPEVYENFMASAVKCCEMPQYRDATEHIHIIVKKR